The following proteins are encoded in a genomic region of Dyadobacter sp. UC 10:
- a CDS encoding GyrI-like domain-containing protein, whose amino-acid sequence MKKLDLTQHYKAYYNADESPQLVDIEKAQFISITGKGDPAEQEYADKLQALYATAYAIKFLCKSEGKDFVVPKLQGQWSFDDSAYKNVSMEEAPALVPRSVWEYRMLIRMPDFVNENLLKAAVQTVTVKKKIRLAADVEFYQMQEGKAVQMLHVGPFSTEIQSLKKMQSFMTAHNLQKNGLHHEIYLSDFRKVAPEKLRTILREPVK is encoded by the coding sequence ATGAAAAAACTAGATTTGACCCAACACTACAAAGCATATTACAATGCTGATGAAAGCCCGCAGCTGGTAGACATTGAAAAGGCGCAGTTTATTTCGATCACGGGCAAAGGAGACCCGGCAGAGCAGGAATATGCTGACAAGTTGCAGGCCCTGTATGCTACCGCGTACGCGATTAAGTTTCTTTGTAAATCAGAAGGCAAAGATTTCGTAGTCCCAAAGCTTCAGGGGCAGTGGAGTTTTGACGACAGTGCGTATAAAAATGTCTCCATGGAAGAAGCTCCGGCACTTGTCCCCCGCAGTGTATGGGAATACAGAATGCTGATTCGAATGCCTGACTTTGTGAACGAAAATCTGCTGAAAGCTGCCGTGCAAACTGTCACTGTTAAAAAGAAAATCCGATTGGCGGCAGATGTCGAATTTTACCAAATGCAGGAAGGTAAGGCTGTTCAGATGCTCCATGTGGGCCCATTTTCAACCGAAATTCAATCTTTGAAAAAGATGCAATCATTTATGACAGCGCATAACTTGCAGAAAAATGGATTGCATCATGAAATCTATCTTTCGGATTTTAGAAAAGTAGCACCCGAAAAGTTGAGAACAATTTTAAGGGAACCCGTTAAGTAA
- a CDS encoding OsmC family protein has protein sequence MGKEHHYAATIIWTGNKGTGTSGYQAYGRDHVIEIENKPVLHASSDPAFRGDRTRHNPEELLLSSLSSCHMLWYLHLCSEASVRVTDYVDKAAGIMVETLDGGGRFAEVTLNPVVHVSDPSMIEKAISLHGKANELCFIANSVNFPVLHRAEVHVAD, from the coding sequence ATGGGTAAAGAACATCACTACGCAGCGACAATCATCTGGACAGGCAACAAGGGTACCGGAACATCCGGTTATCAGGCCTACGGACGCGATCACGTCATCGAAATTGAAAACAAGCCAGTACTACATGCTTCTTCCGATCCGGCTTTCAGAGGGGACCGCACCAGGCATAACCCGGAAGAGCTGCTGTTATCCTCATTGTCGTCCTGCCATATGTTATGGTACCTGCACCTTTGCTCGGAAGCGTCTGTGAGGGTGACCGACTACGTGGATAAGGCTGCCGGAATCATGGTTGAAACACTGGATGGGGGAGGGAGGTTTGCAGAAGTAACACTGAATCCGGTAGTGCATGTATCTGATCCCTCCATGATTGAAAAGGCGATCAGCTTACATGGGAAAGCCAACGAATTGTGCTTTATCGCCAACTCGGTCAACTTCCCTGTTTTGCACCGGGCAGAAGTTCATGTGGCAGATTGA
- a CDS encoding nuclear transport factor 2 family protein has protein sequence MKKNLLVLKETMEEVDKTWDFTPLISILSDNVVFEATIREGTPISGQFKGKKAVSDYFMKILPATAVFKQQAPMEFVAHDDKVIILGDDAYTLKKNNRTFRSPYAMIVTFDRGLITKILIIQDLSGFLEVYRNNVN, from the coding sequence ATGAAAAAAAACCTATTAGTATTAAAAGAAACCATGGAAGAAGTGGATAAGACCTGGGATTTTACTCCATTGATCAGTATTCTCTCAGACAACGTTGTTTTCGAAGCTACAATTCGCGAAGGCACGCCGATCAGCGGTCAATTCAAAGGCAAAAAGGCTGTTTCTGACTACTTCATGAAGATATTGCCGGCTACGGCGGTATTCAAACAACAGGCTCCGATGGAATTTGTAGCGCACGACGATAAAGTGATCATACTGGGTGACGATGCCTATACTTTAAAGAAAAACAATCGGACTTTCCGAAGCCCTTACGCCATGATCGTCACTTTTGATCGTGGATTGATTACCAAAATCCTGATCATTCAGGATCTGTCCGGCTTCCTTGAAGTATATCGTAACAATGTCAATTAG
- a CDS encoding Crp/Fnr family transcriptional regulator, whose translation MAAAEIFTDHFKKLVTHMKNYVDLTTEELCLIEEHFQVASFKKKDMVLTKGQVCRHTAFVTRGSFRTFIVDEQGNEHISRFALEDWWLGDLMSFIDQSPATLNIQALEESVVVRISFEHLEELYFKAPVMERFFRLAYQRSLAHLLVQKSELITESAEERYEKFLNTYPSIGQRVPQYMIASYLGMTPVSLSNIRKKRSPVRPS comes from the coding sequence ATGGCTGCTGCTGAGATTTTTACGGATCATTTTAAAAAGCTCGTCACGCACATGAAAAACTATGTTGACCTGACAACCGAAGAGTTGTGTTTAATCGAAGAACATTTCCAGGTTGCGTCTTTCAAGAAGAAAGATATGGTGTTAACAAAGGGTCAGGTTTGCCGGCACACCGCATTTGTAACCAGGGGATCCTTCCGGACATTCATTGTAGACGAGCAGGGGAACGAGCACATCAGCAGGTTTGCGCTGGAAGATTGGTGGCTGGGCGACTTGATGAGCTTTATCGACCAGTCACCGGCAACGTTAAATATCCAGGCTCTGGAAGAATCGGTTGTAGTCCGCATTTCATTTGAGCATCTTGAAGAGCTCTATTTCAAAGCGCCGGTAATGGAGCGGTTTTTCCGGCTGGCCTATCAGCGATCGCTGGCACATTTGTTAGTGCAAAAGAGCGAACTGATCACGGAATCGGCGGAAGAGCGGTATGAAAAGTTTTTAAACACCTATCCTTCCATTGGTCAGCGCGTACCTCAATACATGATCGCGTCCTATCTTGGCATGACGCCGGTATCGCTGAGTAATATCCGGAAGAAAAGGTCGCCGGTTCGTCCGAGTTAG
- a CDS encoding sigma-70 family RNA polymerase sigma factor, giving the protein MKDALPLYKSYLFSVAYNILGQIQEAEDVVQDCFEDILSTPDREVQNEKAYLTRVVANKSIDRLKKLKKEREQYPGTWLPEPYLQTELPAADEEKTDILSYGLMSLIEQLNPVERAVFVLREAFDYSYASLAEIVQTSETNCRKILSRARVKLRSEPLRQTNGKSHRELLDAFLRAHQQGDIKSLASLLKKDVIIYSDGGGKASAALKPVTGADNVMQLLEAISGMESVQAQTVQILRVNGRLGLVFFSGQKPETIFCFEVDKMAFSKMYIIRNPDKMKVSY; this is encoded by the coding sequence ATGAAAGACGCATTGCCACTGTATAAATCCTATTTATTTTCAGTAGCCTACAACATACTTGGTCAGATACAGGAGGCTGAGGATGTGGTTCAGGATTGTTTCGAGGATATTCTGAGCACTCCCGACAGAGAAGTGCAAAATGAAAAAGCATATCTGACCCGGGTGGTTGCCAATAAATCCATTGACCGTTTGAAGAAGCTCAAAAAAGAGCGGGAGCAATATCCGGGAACATGGCTGCCCGAGCCCTATCTGCAGACGGAACTGCCGGCCGCGGACGAAGAAAAAACGGATATACTTTCTTATGGCTTAATGAGCCTTATCGAACAGCTTAACCCGGTTGAAAGGGCTGTGTTTGTCCTTCGGGAAGCCTTTGATTACTCGTATGCCTCACTAGCCGAAATAGTACAGACCAGTGAAACCAATTGCCGCAAGATCCTTTCGCGCGCACGGGTGAAACTCAGATCCGAACCGTTACGGCAGACCAACGGTAAGTCACACCGGGAACTGCTCGACGCGTTTCTTCGGGCACATCAGCAAGGAGATATCAAGTCGCTGGCATCGCTGCTGAAGAAAGACGTTATCATTTATTCCGACGGCGGAGGGAAAGCTTCGGCGGCATTGAAGCCAGTGACAGGAGCGGATAACGTGATGCAGTTGCTTGAAGCCATATCAGGCATGGAAAGCGTTCAGGCGCAGACTGTTCAGATTCTGCGGGTTAACGGGCGCCTGGGACTTGTATTTTTTTCAGGCCAAAAACCCGAAACGATCTTTTGTTTTGAGGTAGATAAAATGGCTTTCTCGAAAATGTATATCATACGTAATCCGGACAAGATGAAAGTCAGTTATTAG
- a CDS encoding LytR/AlgR family response regulator transcription factor, which translates to MTVNCLIVDDELLARRLLTDYISKIPELNLVAACASAMEAQSFLQKQRIDLLFLDIQMPDVTGLSFLRSLQNKPVTIFTTAYTEYALQGYELFVLDYLVKPISFERFFQATSRATEYICLLNKKVPAERGSNAVLPKNDEQENAYLFVKADSKIHKIAYTNIDLIEAYGEYVLIFCGKEKIMTLGQLGKMEQMLPRPAFVRVHRSFIINFAKVGAIQGNTIYIGERQVPLSKSYREAFMELVQNGRLFLG; encoded by the coding sequence ATGACTGTAAACTGCCTGATTGTCGATGACGAGCTGCTTGCCCGGCGGCTGCTGACCGATTATATCTCTAAAATACCGGAATTAAACCTGGTTGCTGCGTGCGCATCGGCCATGGAGGCGCAAAGTTTTTTGCAGAAACAGCGCATTGATTTACTTTTTCTGGACATCCAGATGCCGGATGTGACCGGGCTGTCTTTTCTCCGTTCTTTACAAAACAAACCGGTGACCATTTTCACGACGGCCTACACAGAATACGCTTTGCAAGGTTATGAGCTTTTTGTGCTTGATTATCTGGTCAAACCAATTTCCTTCGAGCGGTTTTTCCAGGCAACCAGCCGGGCAACGGAATACATCTGTCTTTTGAACAAAAAAGTGCCCGCAGAACGCGGTAGCAATGCTGTTTTGCCTAAAAACGATGAACAGGAAAATGCATATCTGTTTGTCAAAGCCGATTCCAAAATCCACAAAATCGCTTATACCAACATTGACCTTATCGAAGCATATGGGGAATATGTGCTCATTTTCTGCGGGAAAGAAAAGATCATGACTTTGGGGCAACTGGGAAAAATGGAACAAATGCTGCCCCGGCCCGCATTTGTGCGCGTGCACCGCTCTTTTATCATAAATTTTGCAAAAGTTGGCGCGATTCAGGGAAACACCATTTATATAGGAGAAAGGCAGGTCCCACTCAGCAAAAGTTATCGTGAAGCATTCATGGAGCTGGTTCAAAATGGAAGGCTTTTCCTGGGCTAA
- a CDS encoding sensor histidine kinase, translating into MDSREWKYKLANPYVLGICYWLIWLFLLSSFQPFGNAAWAASVNVAAQGITAFATICFLIPHYLEKRKYLAYAAQVAILIFLLTVLYMKLTEPGLHLLAGKREIRYPRAFQFGRMYFFLFVIHIVSTAYKFASDRFYALQRQSELHRKQLETELQVLKNQINPHFLFNTLNNVYTLAYLKDDNAAPMIMKLSELLRYTLYDCQADRVKLEKEVEFLRNIIAMQQLKSDVYQKRVSLETSGVQPNHFIAPLLLLVFIENSFKFSDLDTNPDGHIHISLRVDMSGTLHFECGNTTKQPLNEEPKAGIGLANVRKRLQLIYPENYELQVAEMEGEFLVSLKIFHL; encoded by the coding sequence ATGGATAGCAGGGAGTGGAAATATAAACTGGCCAACCCGTATGTGCTCGGGATTTGTTACTGGCTGATCTGGCTATTCCTGTTATCCAGCTTTCAACCGTTCGGCAATGCGGCTTGGGCCGCTTCCGTTAATGTGGCTGCACAGGGAATCACTGCATTCGCGACCATTTGTTTTTTGATCCCGCATTATCTTGAAAAGAGGAAATATCTGGCTTACGCAGCACAGGTTGCGATCTTGATCTTTCTGCTTACGGTACTTTATATGAAACTTACCGAGCCGGGTTTGCATTTGTTGGCGGGCAAACGTGAAATCAGATATCCGCGTGCATTCCAGTTCGGCAGGATGTATTTTTTTCTGTTTGTAATCCACATTGTCAGTACGGCCTACAAGTTTGCATCCGATCGCTTTTATGCATTGCAACGACAGTCAGAGCTGCACAGGAAACAGTTGGAAACAGAGCTGCAAGTCCTTAAAAACCAGATCAATCCGCATTTTCTTTTTAATACATTGAACAATGTGTACACGCTGGCTTACCTGAAAGACGACAATGCTGCGCCCATGATCATGAAGCTTTCGGAGCTGCTGCGCTACACGCTTTATGATTGCCAGGCCGACCGGGTTAAGCTTGAAAAAGAGGTGGAGTTTTTGCGTAACATTATTGCCATGCAACAGCTTAAATCGGATGTTTACCAAAAGCGTGTTTCGCTGGAAACCTCCGGTGTACAGCCGAACCATTTCATTGCTCCGTTGCTCCTTTTAGTGTTTATTGAAAACAGCTTTAAATTTTCAGACCTGGATACGAATCCCGACGGGCATATCCATATCTCATTGCGCGTGGATATGTCAGGAACCTTGCATTTCGAGTGCGGGAATACAACAAAGCAACCTTTAAATGAGGAACCGAAAGCAGGAATCGGGCTGGCCAATGTGCGCAAAAGATTGCAGCTGATATATCCTGAAAATTATGAATTACAGGTAGCTGAGATGGAAGGTGAATTCTTGGTCAGCTTAAAAATATTTCACTTATGA
- a CDS encoding outer membrane protein assembly factor BamB family protein, which yields MKSGKTGGLNWSLGRGLLMAGLFLAGCKTSEPGRSEILDPAYGPGWSAVHADSRNSDYSPLQGPRKVELAWHRKFDGTINLGPTIGRQGQVYITTNAGDCYLYALDPRTGKTVWCTDKVNKFAVASSALLDEQGRLFIADNEAMHAFDASGNLLWETKIKGFPFSAQFTQTGRLIFITHIGVIYVLDRKTGAFVLDPHPLSAELPSDPDFDPRACMRGTADCPCANTVAIDQQTGRFFFTYWAPGAARASVRAMVYSEKDGPAIKPLWEHKELPGGSASSPDISSDGSRIYVNDNAGGLHAIDAAKGNSIWKYNIGYEPGGSQSTSPEGLIMPAGGGTAPLMCIQDVGQEAKLVWKKDSLNHLGLPMQTAGNLVYATVAGSPDKSYKELVVVDTKTGEVLDRMPFPGKTLFTVGTTIGPEGNVYVPAFDGTLFAFRPR from the coding sequence ATGAAATCAGGAAAAACAGGAGGTCTTAATTGGTCATTGGGGAGGGGCTTGCTGATGGCCGGATTGTTTTTGGCAGGGTGCAAAACCAGCGAACCGGGCAGATCCGAAATATTGGACCCTGCCTATGGTCCAGGCTGGTCGGCTGTGCATGCCGACAGCCGCAACTCCGATTACTCGCCTTTGCAAGGTCCCCGCAAAGTTGAACTCGCGTGGCATCGCAAATTTGACGGTACCATTAACCTTGGCCCGACCATTGGCAGGCAAGGGCAAGTTTACATAACGACCAATGCCGGTGACTGCTATTTGTATGCATTGGATCCCCGGACGGGAAAAACGGTTTGGTGTACCGATAAAGTAAACAAATTCGCTGTTGCTTCGTCTGCCCTCCTCGATGAGCAGGGACGACTTTTCATCGCGGATAATGAAGCTATGCATGCATTTGACGCATCCGGAAACCTGCTCTGGGAAACGAAGATCAAGGGCTTTCCATTCTCCGCGCAATTCACACAGACCGGCAGGCTGATCTTCATTACCCACATCGGCGTCATTTATGTGCTCGACCGAAAGACAGGTGCATTTGTTTTAGATCCGCACCCGCTTTCAGCCGAACTTCCGTCTGACCCGGACTTTGATCCCAGGGCCTGCATGCGCGGCACTGCGGATTGTCCCTGCGCAAATACGGTTGCCATCGACCAGCAGACGGGCCGGTTCTTTTTTACTTACTGGGCACCGGGAGCGGCCCGGGCCAGCGTTCGGGCGATGGTTTACTCGGAAAAGGACGGGCCTGCGATCAAACCGTTGTGGGAGCATAAAGAGCTTCCCGGCGGCAGCGCCTCCAGCCCGGATATTTCGTCAGACGGTTCGCGCATTTATGTCAATGATAATGCGGGCGGCCTGCACGCCATCGACGCGGCCAAGGGCAATAGCATATGGAAATATAATATTGGTTATGAGCCGGGAGGGAGCCAGTCCACTTCGCCCGAAGGCCTTATTATGCCTGCCGGTGGCGGTACAGCGCCGCTCATGTGCATTCAGGATGTCGGTCAGGAAGCGAAACTGGTGTGGAAAAAGGACAGCCTGAACCACCTGGGGTTGCCTATGCAGACAGCCGGGAACCTGGTGTATGCCACCGTTGCGGGTTCGCCCGATAAATCCTACAAAGAACTGGTAGTCGTTGACACAAAAACGGGTGAAGTCCTCGACCGCATGCCATTCCCCGGCAAAACGCTCTTTACGGTCGGAACTACGATTGGCCCGGAAGGTAACGTGTATGTGCCTGCCTTTGACGGGACTCTGTTTGCTTTCCGGCCGAGGTGA
- a CDS encoding alpha/beta hydrolase family protein, whose amino-acid sequence MAASCQNSTPDPGKPSQPGQPTSGYGGSGYQHAEVIKKNYDDGPTGYWLYLPASPAPVSAPVIVFNHGYGGWNPANYGAWIKHLVRQGNIVIYPRYQKDARTKPAEFTPNAAAGIKRALQVLASGELKIKAGTDQLVIIGHSYGGVVTANLALNAAELGIPQPKGIFLAAAGVGPVPSGQAKSYAGLPASLKLLMIIEKQDTMVDSVFMKKVYAESKAISASNKNLLMHYPDGYGNDSITAGHNEPTCADLDFDSKDGKLAASPEVDATDYYCYWRLADALIDCSRNNKGCPTAFTETKEQTFMGKWSDGVEIKRLTGR is encoded by the coding sequence ATGGCTGCCAGTTGCCAAAACAGCACGCCTGACCCCGGCAAACCCAGCCAGCCCGGGCAGCCTACGTCTGGTTATGGAGGCAGTGGGTACCAGCATGCCGAGGTGATCAAGAAAAATTATGATGACGGGCCCACCGGTTACTGGTTGTATTTACCTGCATCTCCTGCGCCGGTTTCGGCCCCAGTTATCGTGTTTAATCACGGCTATGGAGGCTGGAATCCTGCCAATTATGGTGCCTGGATCAAGCATTTGGTGAGGCAGGGCAACATTGTGATTTATCCCCGCTATCAAAAGGACGCGCGGACGAAGCCGGCAGAATTCACACCCAATGCTGCCGCAGGGATTAAAAGGGCTTTACAGGTTTTGGCATCCGGAGAATTGAAAATCAAGGCCGGGACGGACCAGCTTGTGATCATTGGTCATTCCTATGGGGGTGTGGTGACCGCGAATCTGGCACTCAATGCTGCCGAACTGGGCATACCGCAGCCGAAAGGCATCTTTCTGGCCGCAGCTGGTGTGGGGCCGGTGCCCTCAGGCCAGGCAAAATCCTATGCCGGGCTGCCTGCTTCGTTGAAGCTGCTGATGATCATTGAGAAGCAGGATACGATGGTAGACAGTGTTTTTATGAAAAAAGTATATGCTGAATCGAAGGCCATCTCAGCATCCAATAAGAACTTGCTCATGCATTACCCCGACGGCTACGGGAACGACTCGATCACTGCCGGACACAATGAACCTACATGCGCAGACCTGGATTTTGATAGCAAGGACGGCAAACTGGCCGCATCCCCCGAGGTAGATGCCACCGACTATTATTGCTACTGGCGCCTCGCCGATGCCCTGATCGATTGCAGCAGGAACAATAAAGGATGCCCCACCGCCTTCACCGAAACAAAAGAACAGACGTTCATGGGCAAGTGGAGCGATGGCGTGGAAATCAAAAGGCTTACCGGCCGCTAG
- a CDS encoding alpha/beta hydrolase → MPEMLEEAVYFDSHGTRCAGRIYVNENQQSPLPCIVMVNGFTGTMDWLLPDYAQRFAAAGYLVLTFDYRFFGQSEGTPRQLIDIHKQREDIIAAVDFIRQDRRVDRLRIVLWGTSLGGGHVFYTAARIPNLAAVIAQVPAFDMVSKDARALVRLSVGFKLKLLLAAMVDSVKGLLGLSPYYMKVYGERGELAVFQGEDLRENFRNLQRKSRFWKNRFTPRFYLDPPRYRPDEAPGADTPVLVCIARNEIYANPAFQEKIARSIPLGACRIYEADHFDFYHKMLSDTVEDQVAFLDKWV, encoded by the coding sequence ATGCCTGAAATGCTGGAAGAAGCGGTTTATTTTGATTCGCACGGAACACGTTGCGCAGGTCGCATTTATGTCAATGAAAATCAGCAGTCACCATTGCCCTGCATCGTGATGGTCAATGGGTTCACCGGTACAATGGACTGGCTTTTGCCCGATTATGCGCAACGGTTTGCAGCAGCCGGATATCTGGTACTCACTTTCGATTATCGCTTTTTTGGACAAAGCGAAGGAACGCCCAGGCAGCTTATCGATATTCATAAACAGCGTGAAGACATCATTGCCGCCGTAGATTTTATCAGGCAAGACCGGCGGGTTGACAGATTGAGAATCGTGCTATGGGGAACGTCACTCGGCGGTGGACACGTATTTTATACAGCAGCCAGGATCCCGAACCTGGCTGCCGTTATCGCTCAGGTTCCTGCATTTGATATGGTTAGCAAGGACGCGCGGGCATTGGTGCGTTTATCCGTCGGTTTTAAGTTGAAGCTCCTGCTTGCGGCGATGGTGGATTCGGTCAAAGGCCTGCTTGGGTTGTCTCCGTATTATATGAAGGTATATGGCGAGCGCGGCGAACTTGCTGTTTTTCAGGGAGAAGACCTGCGTGAAAATTTCCGGAACCTGCAAAGGAAAAGCCGGTTCTGGAAGAATCGGTTTACACCCCGCTTTTATCTGGATCCTCCGCGTTACCGGCCCGATGAAGCCCCCGGAGCTGACACGCCGGTGCTGGTGTGCATTGCCAGAAACGAAATTTACGCAAACCCTGCATTTCAGGAAAAGATCGCCCGATCCATACCATTAGGTGCCTGCAGAATTTACGAAGCTGACCACTTCGATTTTTACCACAAAATGCTGTCAGACACGGTTGAAGACCAGGTCGCATTTTTGGACAAATGGGTCTAA
- a CDS encoding GNAT family N-acetyltransferase codes for MLAISKLTPDAHDEAARLLATTMSSNPINRAVFKSANQEAIRKQEQMFRFVLARPGFTTFAATIDGRIAGVMCYTTSDNCQLNPLAHLPPVLSLAAALRLTMIPVLRWQKAWGKRDPKGYHLHFGPLAVANEYQGQQIGSGLLEVFCKHADAMQHPAFLETDKSENLALYQRFGFKVVASDIVLGIKTWFMQREPQF; via the coding sequence ATGCTGGCTATTTCCAAACTCACCCCCGATGCGCACGACGAGGCTGCGAGGTTGCTGGCTACAACAATGTCCAGCAACCCGATTAACCGGGCAGTTTTTAAAAGCGCAAATCAGGAGGCGATACGAAAGCAGGAGCAAATGTTTCGGTTCGTATTGGCAAGGCCTGGTTTTACAACCTTCGCAGCCACGATAGATGGACGCATCGCCGGTGTAATGTGCTACACTACTTCCGACAACTGTCAATTGAATCCGTTAGCGCACCTGCCCCCGGTACTTTCCCTGGCTGCGGCGCTGAGACTGACCATGATACCAGTCTTGCGATGGCAAAAAGCCTGGGGAAAACGAGATCCGAAAGGCTATCACCTTCATTTTGGGCCACTGGCAGTGGCGAATGAATACCAGGGGCAACAGATAGGGAGCGGCCTTCTGGAGGTGTTTTGCAAACACGCCGATGCAATGCAACACCCTGCCTTTTTAGAAACGGATAAATCCGAGAATTTGGCCCTGTACCAAAGATTCGGATTCAAAGTCGTAGCATCGGATATAGTTTTGGGTATAAAAACCTGGTTCATGCAGCGAGAGCCGCAGTTTTAG